The DNA window TGCCAGGGCGAAGCACTGtaaaaataattagcttaaatatCATAAGTTCAGGGAATAGATCAGCTTACTATCTCCAGAGTAAGAGATGGTTCCCTCTACCACTCCGTGGCATTTCTGAACTGCCTTGATACCGACTTCAAGTTGATCAATATCGTTCAGAGCATCAAAGACACGGAAGATATCGACAccgttcttcttggcctggtCAACGAAGTGATCAATGGCGTTGTCGGGCAGTGAAGAGTAAGCAACACCGTTGGCACCACGGAGCAGCATCTGGAAAGGAATGTTAGGAACAAGCTTTCGCATCTTGCGAAGTCTGTCCCAAGGATCCTCATAGAGGAATCGCATAGCGACATCGAATGTGGCACCTCCCCAGCACTCGAGGGAGTAGAGGTTAGAAAGAGCATGACTGGTCTCCTTGGCGATACCAAGCAAGTCGACTGTACGAACACGAGTAGCCAGCAGCGACTGGTGAGCATCTCGCCAAGTTGTGTCCATAAGAAGAGTACCTTTGTACTCGCGGATAGCCTTGGCAAAGGCCTTGGGTCCTTGCTCGAGAATTATGTTTCGCCATCCCTTGGTGCAAGGCTGGGAGGTATCAATCTTCTCTCCGGCAGAGTTGATGAACTCGGGGACCTGAATCTCGCCCTTGAACTTGGGCTCACCGATCTGGCCCTTGATGCTGCTGCCGTTGACGGCAACGTCACCGAGGTAGGCAAGCAACTTCTGGGCACGGTTCTGGCTGCCAACAAGGTCGAAAAGCTGAGGGGTATCGTCGATGAAAGTAGTCCAGCAATTTCCATCAATAAAGGTAGGGTGGGTAAGAAGAGAAGCCAGGAAAGGGATGTTGGTACGAACACCTCGAATACGGAACTCGATCAGAGATCGGAGAACCTTTCTGCGAGCAATCTCGTAGGTAGAACCGTGACAAGTACACTTGGTAAGCATAGAGTCGTAATGGGGAGTAATGACGGCACCGGCAAAACCGTTACCAGTATCCAGACGGACACCATTACCACCAGAAGAGCGGTAGACCTCGATTTTTCCAGTATCGGGTTGGAAACCCTTGGCAGGATCCTCAGTTGTGATACGGCACTGGATGGCAAAGCCACGAGTGGAGATTCGATCCTGGGTAAGACCAAGCTGGTTCAAGGTGGCACCGGCAGCAATCTGAATCTGGGCGGCAACGATATCAATTCCAGTGATTTCCTCAGTGATGGTGTGCTCGACCTGAATACGAGGGTTGATCTCGATAAAGTAGTGGCGGTTCTGCTGGTCGACCAGGAACTCCGCAGTGCCTGCATTGCGGTAGCCAGCTGTCTTGGCCAGTCTGACAGCGTCGGAAAGAATGGTGTCACGGACTTCAGCGGGAAGATCCTTGGCAGGAGCAATCTCAACAACCTTTTGGTGTCGTCGTTGGACGGAGCAGTCACGCTCGTACAAGTGAACGATGTTGCCGTGGTTGTCACCGAGAAGCTGGACCTCGATGTGCTTGGGCTTGTCAAGGAAGCGCTCGACAAATACAGTGCCGTTACCAAAGGCAGTCTTTGCCTCGGAGGTGGCACGCTCAAATGATTCCTTGAGGCTCTCCTGGTCACGAACTACTCGCATACCacgaccaccaccaccgaaaGCGGCCTTGATGATAATGGGGAATCCATACTTGTCAGTGAAATCCTTGACCTCCTCGTACCTCTCAACGGCGCCCTGAGTACCTGGAACAACAGGGACGTTGGCAGCGTTGGCGAGCTTTCGGGCAGAGACCTTGTCACCGAGCGAGTCAATGACCTCGGGGGAGGGGCCGACGAACTGGTCCGGGGTTAGTGCACGGACGGAGCGGGAGTGGTGGGGCACATTAGACTCACGATGAGGCCAGCCTTCTCAACCTTGCGGGCAAATTCGGCGTTCTCGGAAAGGAAGCCATAACCTGGAAGCTGAGTTAGCGTTGCGAATTCCAGATGCCGAAGACAAACAAACCGGGGTGGATCATTTGCACGCCGTGTTCGACCGCAATCTTGACAATCTCATCACCAGCCAGGTATGCGCCGACAGGGGTGTACTGTCCACGCTTGCCAATGACGTAGGCTTCATCGGCCTCTGAAATACATTGTTAGCAAATGGGTTTTGGATAGATAGTCTAGGCTTATCGCATACTCTGCCTGTGCATGCTCAATCGGTCCTCATAACTTTCCAAGTCAGTATATTAAGTCTCGTGCCGCCAGGATCGCAGGAGGGGTACCTGAAGACTGCAACAGTGTGCAGCGAAAGCTCGTGAGCCTGTGGGTGGTTAGCGCCTTAGTCTATGCCTATGAGCCGTACAAAACCGAGAGTTGCTACTTACAGTTCTGAAAATCTGTAACCGAACACCAGTGTCAGCTTGGCAGTGTTTATAGGGAGCGATCGGACGGAAGGAATGGATAGGTAGTCATACACGAATGGCTGTTCATATGTTTGTTAGCTGATTGCGGGTCTGTGATGGAGACTGAGACTGTTTGACTTACGAATTTCACCACGGTTGGCAACTGCAGGGAAGTAAAAGAGACAAGTCAGCGCGGTTCCTCGCGATAAGCAGTGGGGGGTCATTGGGCCCTCCAGACAAGCCATTGGTGGCTGCTGGGAGCGCACCAGCTACTCACCAAGAATCTTCTTCACATGCATGATGCTTGAGTTGGCGCGGATGTGGTGGACCGAGTTAGCCTCCTTGGGCTCATCGatatcatcctcctcaaagaCATCGTTGAAAGTGAGCGGTTGCTGGGGAGCGGTAGCAGCCATTTTGTGCGAATTACTTCAGTGACTTGAGCGTCAGAGGAATTCAAGAGTGCGAAAGCGAGAAGCTTTATGAAGCAAAAGCTCAATGGCGGGGGCCCTCTGGCGTATGGTGGGGTAGGTAATGAGCACGCTTGTCGGTATGAAGATACCACGACAGCTCTTCGACCGCGATATCACCTTATAGCGCAGAGAATCGTAGGCAAGGGATATGATGTGTAGTAATAGAGGAAgttttgaggttgagaaggaagaaaacCGAGGCGAAGGGACATGCAGGCGGGCGAGGGGGGTTTTGTAGAGCAATGTGAATCCCCCAAGTCCGTCGTCGGTGACACGCCCGGCCTCCGGGGGGAAGAGCTATCCAAGACGGGAGGGTGTGGGATAGGTAGAGCGGACTGCGAAGGGCGTGTACGTTGGAGAAAGCCCGAGGGGAACCATGTGTGAGAAGGCGCATCACATCCTAATATTGGCAGACACTGTATTGTACCAAACCTACCTACCCATGGCGGCGCGGGCGGAACCCTTCCACTCGATCTCACGTCAAAACTTTCCAACAAATAATCAAGGTATCGCACTAATAAAAAATAGCCTATGACTCCAACGGATCTGCTTCGGTCTTGGGGACGTACCTCCATGCCATTGCGGGGGCTTCTACCACAGAGAACAGGAGACAGGATCTTGGGGCTGTTCCCAACTAACGACTGACAAGTGGAACTCGGTTCGGCCATACAGCGACTCTACCGCGGTAACTCGCTATTTCAGATTCTcttactacctaggtatagaTTATGTATGCATGCTTTGACGGCGTACAGTTGAGCGACGATTGGTTACCCGTTGAGCATGATCGTTAGAGGGCACCCTTCTGGCTTATGCGGATATATGATACCACAAGATATTTCTGACCGGGCCGGTCTCTGTAAAACGGATGCCAACAGCAGtgggaaaagaaggaaaaaacaGCAGAAGGGCGGCTATGAGCAATCGCGGCAATAAGACACCAGCTTGGTAGGATGAACCCCGGAAGACGGGGTTGAGCAGTAGTACGGTAGTATACTATACAGGGAGTCGACACGGCATAGCTTCAAACAAAGATTTCATCGCGCCTCACCCGGGAACAGCAAAATGAGAAAACAAGACACAAAAGCATGGGGGGAGGTAAGGGTGTTGATGCAAGATATGGTCACAAATTGACACAATCCCTTGTTACGAGAGCTGCGATAGCATAACAAGATACCTTTTTATAGCATCTAAGCCAGGATGAGATACTCAGAAGAGCGCTTATCATCTCCGGCTGGCAAGGTGCCGCTGTTTTGAAAAGATCACCAAACACATGTTTTGTTTCAACAATGAataggctattattattaaagttgaTCAGTGCTCTCGGTCTTTTTTGCGACGAGCAGCGAGACAGAATGAAAGTGAGTTGACGCAACTCATACCCCCGACACATCTTTGTTTAACCAGTCCATTGACCAATCACCATGCTCTGATAGTGTCTGGACTTCCCACCATGGCTTGACGGTATTATCTGCGAACCTACCTAATAAGCATATCTTGatatttatctatagatCTTTCACATAATGGTTTCAATGAGCGCCGATCGTCTTCCGCCGTTACGTCTCGCGCCATGCTCAGCATTTCAGCAAAGGAGAaatctcctcctcaacaatTTGGCTTCGGCCTAAAGGTACATTGCGCTTTTTACATTTCTTTCCATGTACACCGACAGGCGCGCACCTTACCTCTAGAGGTTTTGACGCTTTACCTCTAGAGGTTGCCTGCACCGCGTCTTTACCTCTAGAGGTTTGAGGAGGTCATTGTTGTCCCACACGCCTGACGCCGGCGTAGTAGCGAGCAATGTTCACCTTATCCATGGGTGGCCATGTCATGGACCAAGGGAAGTCCAG is part of the Fusarium poae strain DAOMC 252244 chromosome 4, whole genome shotgun sequence genome and encodes:
- a CDS encoding hypothetical protein (BUSCO:1767at5125); amino-acid sequence: MAATAPQQPLTFNDVFEEDDIDEPKEANSVHHIRANSSIMHVKKILVANRGEIPIRIFRTAHELSLHTVAVFSYEDRLSMHRQKADEAYVIGKRGQYTPVGAYLAGDEIVKIAVEHGVQMIHPGYGFLSENAEFARKVEKAGLIFVGPSPEVIDSLGDKVSARKLANAANVPVVPGTQGAVERYEEVKDFTDKYGFPIIIKAAFGGGGRGMRVVRDQESLKESFERATSEAKTAFGNGTVFVERFLDKPKHIEVQLLGDNHGNIVHLYERDCSVQRRHQKVVEIAPAKDLPAEVRDTILSDAVRLAKTAGYRNAGTAEFLVDQQNRHYFIEINPRIQVEHTITEEITGIDIVAAQIQIAAGATLNQLGLTQDRISTRGFAIQCRITTEDPAKGFQPDTGKIEVYRSSGGNGVRLDTGNGFAGAVITPHYDSMLTKCTCHGSTYEIARRKVLRSLIEFRIRGVRTNIPFLASLLTHPTFIDGNCWTTFIDDTPQLFDLVGSQNRAQKLLAYLGDVAVNGSSIKGQIGEPKFKGEIQVPEFINSAGEKIDTSQPCTKGWRNIILEQGPKAFAKAIREYKGTLLMDTTWRDAHQSLLATRVRTVDLLGIAKETSHALSNLYSLECWGGATFDVAMRFLYEDPWDRLRKMRKLVPNIPFQMLLRGANGVAYSSLPDNAIDHFVDQAKKNGVDIFRVFDALNDIDQLEVGIKAVQKCHGVVEGTISYSGDMLRPGKKYNLEYYLSLVDKLVALDIDILGIKDMAGVLKPHAATLLIGSIREKYPDLPIHVHTHDSAGTGVASMVACAKAGADAVDAATDSLSGMTSQPSINAIIASLEGSECDPGLDPKLVRTLDMYWQQLRLLYSPFEAHLAGPDPEVYEHEIPGGQLTNMMFQASQLGLGSQWLETKKAYEHANELLGDIVKVTPTSKVVGDLAQFMVSNGLSPEDVKAKASQLDFPSSVLEFLEGLMGQPYGGFPEPLRSDALRGRRKLDKRPGLFLEPVDFVKAKRELGKKYGAPVTECDVASYVMYPKVFEDYKKFVQQYGDLSVLPTRYFLSRPEIGEEFNVELEKGKVLILKLLAVGPLSENTGQREVFFEMNGEVRQVTVVDKKAAVENISRPKADANDSSQVGAPMSGVLVELRVHEGSEVKKGDPIAILSAMKMEMSVSASHSGKVTSLHVREGDSVDGSDLICRIEKA